The genomic interval AGAGCCGGCCGTTCACGAGCGGGGCGTCCTCGTAGTACTGCGCCAGCCCCTCGTTGACCCAGTGCGGCAGCTGGCCCAACCGGGCGGCCGCGAACTGGTGGAAGCCCTCGTGCTGCAGCACCGCCCGCGTCGCCGCCGGGTCGCGGCCGCTGACCCAGGTCGCCAGCGCGTCGCCGCGTGGCCCGCCCGAGAAGAACATCCCGCCGGAGTGGTCGGCGGCGACCCCGCGGCTCTTGAGGTACGCGTGGTAGCCGGCCGCGTGGCGGAAGAGGTAGACGTCCAGCGGCGCTCGCGAGCGGCCGGTGCCGAAGCCCTCGAAGCGCCGCTCCAGGTCGTCGTAGACCGCGTCGAGGTGCAAGCCCAGCGGCGCGGCCTCCGCGCGGGGCAGGTCGGTGTGCACGAGGTAGTGCCGAGAGCGGTAGAGCGACAGCGGAGCCGCGGCGTCGGGCACGAGCCCGGCGGCGGCCGCGGGGGGAGCCGATGGAGCCGCCGCCAGCAAGACGAGCGCGAGCGCCAGGGCCAGCATCGGCAGCCCCGCCCGCCGCGGCGGCTTCGCAGTGGTCAGGGGGCGTGGCCGCACGGGTCCGGCATCGACCCGCCGCGGCCGACGCTTGGGGCCGGCTCGCTTATGGGACGGATCGCGCGGTTATGGGGCCCATGCAGCCGGTGCAGCCGTTTCCCGCGGCGGGGTGGATTTCCGGAGGCCTCGCGCTAGCGTCCCCGTTGAACCGGGCCTCCGAGCCCACCGCCGCAGACGCGGCCCCGTCTGCCTCCGACTCCTGAAAGGAATCCCCCATGAGCGACCACGACACCAAGCACGGCGACCCCAACCGCGACCCCATCACCGACGAGAAGGGCGCCCATCCGGTCGGCGCCGGCCTCGGCGCCGCCGCCGGCGGCGCCGCCACCGGTGCCGCCGTGGGCACCGTCGCCGGACCCGTCGGAACCGCCATCGGCGTGATCGCCGGCGGCCTCATCGGCGGCCTCGCCGGCAAGGGCGTCGCCGAAGCCGTCGATCCCACCGAGGAGGACGCCTACTGGCGCGACGAGCACGCCAACAAGCGTCGCGACTACTACAAGGACGACCGCGACTACGACACGCACTACAAGCCCGCCCACCAGTACGGCTGGGAGAGCTACTCCAAGAGCAAGCACGAGAAAGGCGAGGCCGAAACCTTCGACCAGCTCTCCCCCCGCATGAAGCAGGAGTGGAACGAGCACCGCAGCGACAGCGACCTCACCTGGGAGGAGGCGCACCCCGCCGCCCGCGACAGCTACAACCGCGCCTACGAGAAGAACGCGAGCTGATCCGCGTCGCCGGAATGCGAGCATGGAGCGCCCCTCGGCCCGGCCGCGGGGCGCTTTCGTGCGCGAGCACGGGAAGAGCGGGTCCCAGATCGACCGTTTCCGGGGCTCCCGGCGGTGGAAAGCCGCGTCGGCAGATCCGCCGGGCGCCGCCCCGGCCGCGGACCGCGCGTGGAAACGCCGCGGAAACCCGACGGTCCGCGGCGTGGGTGCTCGTGCCGGGGCCGGCCGGGCCCGGGCGTCGGCTCAGTCGTACGCCGTCGGCTCCAGCTCCCGGACGAGCTTCTCGCGGATGCCGATGGCGAACTCCTCGAAGTCCGCGGCGTGCATCGAGAAGCTGTTGGGCCCCTGCGCCAGCTCGTCGGCGTACCAGCCTGCGAGGCCCTCGACGTCGCCGATCGAGATGCCGTTGATCGTGACGTTGGGCCCCCGGTTGCCGAGGATGAAGTCCCAGGTGGGCCCCATGAGCCGGTCGAGGTCGTGGTCGTCTCCACGCTCGTTTGCCGCGTAGTAGGCCTGGTTCTCGCAGACCCCGTCGCCGGACACGTCGATGACCTCACGCCGGCCGTCGAACTTGTTCCGCTTCATGAAGTGCATCGCGGTGCCCAGGGCGTTGGACATGATCGTGTTGTCCGCGTGCCGCCGCTCGAAGTTGGCGATCCGTTGCGCGAAGCGGCGGCAGTCCGCCGCCGTCCGCAGATCGTGCCAGCCGGAGTTGCTGTGCTGCCACGTCGACGACCACGTCATGAACATGACGGCCACGCCGTCGCTCCGCATGATCTGCGCCTGCACCGCCGGATCCTCGAAGGCCTTCACGTAGCCGTCGATCTGCAGCTCCCACTCCCGGTCGTCCACGCTCTTGGAGGCGTCGACCAGCAGGGCGAGCTCGATGTCGACCGCCGTGTTCGGCGGCGGCGGCGGGGGCGGTGCCACGGGCTCCATCGGCGGGGCGGGCGGCGGCGGGTTGCGGCGGCGCTCCTCCTCCTCGAGGCGGCGGCGCTCCGCCGCCTCGGCCTGGCGTCGCTCCCGCTCGGCGATCTCCTCGGGGGTCGGCGGCGGCGGCGGCGGCGGGGGCGGGGCGACGTAGGGCCAGCCCTCGCTCGCGTCGGGCTCGGCGGCGCTCGCGGTTGTGGCGGGCGCGAGCACCGCGGCGGCGAGCAGCGCCGCCATCGGGAGTCGGAGGGCGTGGGAGAGGGAAGGCTTCATGTTCAGCTCCGGAAGTCGGGGATCGGCTCCCGGACGCGGGAGCACCGCCGCCTTCATCGGATCCGGCGCCAGCCGTTGCCACGCCACGCTTTGCGGGGGCGGCGGTCGGCGCCCGGTAGCGCGGCCTGGCCCGCTTGCAACGGCGGCGCCGGTGCCGCCTTGGCGTCCTTTACCCTCGCGTCGGACTTCCTTCTCCTTCGACCCCGAGCCCGCTTATGCCCCGCAAGATCGACGGCGACTTCGTCACCTTCACCCAATTCATCCAGGAGGAGCAGAACCGGCACCCCGAGGCGACCGGCGATTTCTCCTGGCTCATGTCCGGCGTGGCGCTGGCGACGCGGATGATCGGCAGCTACATCCGCCGGGCCGGGCTCATCGACGTGTGGGGCGACCAGGGCACCACCAACGTCCAGGGCGAGACGGTCAAGAAGCTCGACATCATGGCCAACGACGCGCTGAAGCGCACGCTGGGCTACCGCGGCAACGTCGGCATCATCGCCAGCGAGGAGGACGACGAGCCGCGGGTGATCAGCGAGGTCGAGGGCGAGGACAGCTACATCGTCATGTTCGACCCGCTGGACGGCAGCTCGAACATCGACGTGAACGTCAGCGTCGGCACGATCTTCACGGTGTTCAAGAACCCCCCGGAGATCGAGGGCGCCGCCAAGAGCGTGCTCCAGCCGGGCTCGAAACAGATCGCCGCGGGCTACGTGCTCTACGGCAGCTCCACCGTGCTGGTCTACACCTGCGGGCAGGGCACGCACATGTTCACGCTCGACCCGCAGTACGGCACGTACCTGCTCACGCGCGAGAACATCACGATCCCCCAGCACACGCCCAGCTACTCGGTCAACGAGGCGTACAGCCACGGCTTCCCCGAGGGCTACCGCCGCTACCTCGACTGGGTGAAGCTCGAGAAGCCGCGTTACTCCAGCCGCTACGTCGGCAGCCTCGTCGCCGACTTCCACCGCATCCTGATCAAGGGGGGCGTCTACTTCTACCCCGAGACGAACGCCAACCCCGAGGGCAAGCTCCGGCTCATGTACGAGAGCAACCCGCTGGCCTTCCTCGCCGAGCAGGCGGGCGGCGCCGCCAGCACCGGCACGCAGCGCATCCTCGACGTGATGCCGGGCGACGTGCACCACCGCACGCCGCTGGTCATCGGCGGGAAGAGGAACGTGGACGAGGTGCTGGACATGCTCCAGGCCGGCTGAAGATCCGGGTCGCTGCGCGATAGCTTCGCCCGGTGAGCCCGCCGTCCCTTCCGCCGCTGCCGGCCTCGGCCCCGCCGGCGCCTCCGCCTGCGAGCGGGCCGGGGGTGGGCCCGGCCCTCACCTACCTCGGTCGCAGCCGGCTGGGCAAGGACCGGGCAAACCTCCTGCAGACGCTGCAGACCGTGGCGGCGCTGGAGGGCATCGGCCACCCGA from Phycisphaera mikurensis NBRC 102666 carries:
- a CDS encoding DUF1194 domain-containing protein, with translation MKPSLSHALRLPMAALLAAAVLAPATTASAAEPDASEGWPYVAPPPPPPPPPTPEEIAERERRQAEAAERRRLEEEERRRNPPPPAPPMEPVAPPPPPPPNTAVDIELALLVDASKSVDDREWELQIDGYVKAFEDPAVQAQIMRSDGVAVMFMTWSSTWQHSNSGWHDLRTAADCRRFAQRIANFERRHADNTIMSNALGTAMHFMKRNKFDGRREVIDVSGDGVCENQAYYAANERGDDHDLDRLMGPTWDFILGNRGPNVTINGISIGDVEGLAGWYADELAQGPNSFSMHAADFEEFAIGIREKLVRELEPTAYD
- the fbp gene encoding class 1 fructose-bisphosphatase, which codes for MPRKIDGDFVTFTQFIQEEQNRHPEATGDFSWLMSGVALATRMIGSYIRRAGLIDVWGDQGTTNVQGETVKKLDIMANDALKRTLGYRGNVGIIASEEDDEPRVISEVEGEDSYIVMFDPLDGSSNIDVNVSVGTIFTVFKNPPEIEGAAKSVLQPGSKQIAAGYVLYGSSTVLVYTCGQGTHMFTLDPQYGTYLLTRENITIPQHTPSYSVNEAYSHGFPEGYRRYLDWVKLEKPRYSSRYVGSLVADFHRILIKGGVYFYPETNANPEGKLRLMYESNPLAFLAEQAGGAASTGTQRILDVMPGDVHHRTPLVIGGKRNVDEVLDMLQAG